The nucleotide window GTGCCGCGTTCCAGACGTTTGTAATAAATCGAAAAACCATCCTGCTCCCAGAGCAACAACTTGACCTGATTGCGGCGACGGTTAAAAAAAATAAAAATGTCTCCGCTCAATGGATCTCGCTTCAAGCCATCCCGCACCAGGCCACAGAGACCATCGACACCTTTGCGCATATCGGTTTTTTCTCGATAAAGAAAATAATGATGGAGGGCAGAAAGGG belongs to Chloroflexota bacterium and includes:
- the tnpB gene encoding IS66 family insertion sequence element accessory protein TnpB, which encodes MMLSLSALHHYFLYREKTDMRKGVDGLCGLVRDGLKRDPLSGDIFIFFNRRRNQVKLLLWEQDGFSIYYKRLERGTYELPLIDEKSLSIALSNEELMLILQGICLSSVRRRKRFHISENNFAKTQPVPV